A window of the Deinococcus gobiensis I-0 genome harbors these coding sequences:
- a CDS encoding dockerin type I domain-containing protein has protein sequence MRRVRWSGALLGAALLAQAGLGGADAVALKLRPQGDAVRQATLAALAALSTREVPFTLDDSSGPTLTLGGVGVSAAPFNPDVSARVVVVGGERRLEFNPQGPVALAEAVRRQLQDEFKLTAWTPEAAQKRFGGADLNGDGVIDLSDLAILMENFGKASPQSGDLNQDRKVDDTDLRLFSAQYTAALNTAPAPAQPAPAQATPTATPASPAPAAAPAAAPATTPTAPTPAPTPTPASGATPAPTPTPAPTTP, from the coding sequence ATGCGCCGCGTCAGGTGGTCCGGCGCGCTGCTCGGGGCGGCCCTGCTGGCACAGGCCGGGCTGGGCGGCGCGGACGCGGTGGCCCTCAAGCTGCGGCCTCAGGGGGACGCGGTCCGTCAGGCGACCCTGGCGGCCCTGGCCGCCCTCTCGACGCGCGAGGTGCCCTTCACGCTCGACGACAGTTCGGGACCGACCCTGACCCTGGGGGGCGTGGGGGTCAGCGCCGCGCCCTTCAATCCCGACGTCTCGGCACGGGTGGTCGTGGTGGGCGGCGAGCGGCGGCTCGAGTTCAATCCGCAGGGTCCGGTCGCGCTGGCCGAGGCGGTCCGGCGGCAGCTTCAGGACGAGTTCAAGCTCACGGCCTGGACCCCCGAGGCGGCCCAGAAGCGTTTCGGCGGCGCGGACCTCAATGGCGACGGCGTCATCGACCTCAGCGACCTCGCCATCCTGATGGAGAATTTCGGCAAGGCCTCCCCGCAGTCCGGCGACCTGAACCAGGACCGCAAGGTGGACGACACCGACCTGCGGCTGTTCAGCGCCCAGTACACCGCGGCCCTGAATACGGCTCCCGCTCCGGCCCAGCCGGCTCCGGCCCAGGCCACCCCGACGGCGACCCCGGCTTCTCCGGCTCCGGCAGCTGCACCTGCCGCCGCCCCGGCGACCACGCCTACCGCACCGACGCCGGCCCCCACGCCGACGCCGGCCTCCGGAGCCACCCCTGCACCCACCCCCACCCCGGCCCCAACCACACCCTGA
- a CDS encoding RNA-binding S4 domain-containing protein yields the protein MTRYADTPDDADTIDLQSFLKLRGLVETGGEAKFRVQGGEVRLNGDIETRRRKKLRRGDVVEYAGQRVEVDW from the coding sequence ATGACCCGTTATGCCGATACCCCCGACGACGCCGACACCATCGACCTGCAAAGTTTCCTGAAGCTGCGCGGGCTGGTGGAAACCGGCGGCGAGGCCAAATTCCGCGTCCAGGGCGGCGAGGTCCGTCTCAACGGCGACATTGAGACCCGGCGGCGCAAGAAACTGCGCCGGGGCGACGTGGTGGAATACGCCGGACAGCGCGTGGAGGTGGACTGGTGA